The genomic window GTCCTAAAAAATTAAACAAACTAACATTGAGTATTTCTATATCTGCAATTCTATTCAATTCTAATTTGGAAATTGAATTATTCATATAAACATCGACACCTTCAAATAAAGCCACCGCTTCCGTAGTTTTTAAAAGGGACTGAAATACAAGTAAAAATCTATTTTTATATTCACCTGCCTCTAAATTAATTTCAAAAGTTTTATTTGTAATATCATGTGTTTCACCTGTTAAAATGTCTTTAATATAAAGAGAAGTGTTTTTTTCTACATTTTCTAACTCATCCACATTAATACTTATAAGTCCACCTGTTTTTGTTTGAATCCCTATGGGAATTTCTTTGTCAAAACCAAATTCATTAGTGACTTGGATGGCGTATTTTTTATTGTCAAGATCCCAATAGATATCATTATCAGAAACCTCGTAGATTTCGGCATCGTACCCCCAATCTACAGCATCCGACGTGTTTTTATCAAGAGTCAGTAAAATTTGATGGTGATTTAATTCAGGGGAATCAAAACCAATTCTGAATTTTGGCCTGAAATCATCTCCTTGCATAGTAGCGGTTTCCGATTTTGAATTATTGGATTTCATAAAAATAGAATTTCCAGAAGATTCCTTTATAAAAACACGCTGACTATTATTAAATTGAATTTGTCCGCCATCTGCATCACCCACAACAAAAAAGCCCTGACCAGCAGGAATATATTGCTTTGGTACGCCTTTTACTGACGTTCCTATAGTGCTCATGCCTGGAACAGGTGGGTTTGAAGACGCTGAAATGGCACCACCTTTAGAATAGGTTGCATAACCTCCTTGATAATCTGCCAAATAATGGGTGTCGCCGCCATAATGTTCCCCCAAATAAATAGTTCCAGTTATTGAACCTGTTCCCAGCGCTAATCCATTGTCATCAATAAACTTATTAGCATCTATGGCAGAAGGATAAGGGTTTCCAATCAAATATTCATTATTAGCGCCTATAGTTAATTCAATAATACCATTATTTGGTTGGCCCAAAAACGTATAGTTTTGTTCTGTGGCATCGGTATTTGAACCTTTCATGGAATAGCCTTGTCCAACCTTTAAATCCCCTGAATTACCAACTCTAGTCCAAGCGCTATAACCCAAATTAGAATCTTCTAGTTTGTACATCCAATAGGTACTAAGTTTAATTGGTGAACTTGGTATCCCGTCAGCATATGTATAAGGTGCATCAAAATCAATAGTTTTAATAGCGTTTGGGTCTGTACCATCATTTAAAACGTCTCCAATCGTATAATTTGCTCCAATTGAGTGAACCGGCGAGCTCCAATAATTATATCTAAAATTATTACCCGTTCCTTGTTGGTCAATTTCTATAGAGCCTGTACTTGCCGCATCAAAAATACTTCCGGTATTTTGTAATAATTGCGATCCTCCTTCTAAGTCAATTTTGCCATTCAGCATTAAATTCGTGGTAACCTGTAAACTATTGCTTATTATGTTTAATGAAGCACCACTTTGAATTTCAAGATTTTTTGCAAGACCAGCATTATCAGGTTCCGCTCCAATTATTGGGTATGTTGTTACTACAGGAATAATATTAATTAAATCATTTAAAGTAGTAGGAGTACCGCAGGTCCAGTTTCCTGCATCATTCCAATCTGAACTGGTTGCTCCTGTCCAATAATTTATGGTTGGTGTAATTACCACATTTACTGAACCAACCGAAGGACTGCAACCACCAGCATTTGTAACTGTAAAAGTATAGGTATTTGCATTTGCGGTTACCAATCCTGTACCCGAAATACTAACCACGCT from Algibacter sp. L1A34 includes these protein-coding regions:
- a CDS encoding ice-binding family protein; amino-acid sequence: MIPTTKFLFPIFLIIIFFLRIDRAESQINLESIENFSLYTNTGAVSNTSTSYISNDIGTNSGAISGFGPPSVVKGSIQNTNAISSQAALDLNAVVVQINTAVTTDTHLPVFGSETLTPGVYYQAGAASIAGTLTLDAQGDPNAEFIFKIGGALSTAAGTTVVLINCASSDKIFWLSGGAISMAASTTISGNLISNPGAVDIGSGGKITGRMLSTTGAISVYGSEVDHGIPRVGNVTQPTCGMTSGSFQIINYNATSTYTFTPSVVSISGTGLVTANANTYTFTVTNAGGCSPSVGSVNVVITPTINYWTGATSSDWNDAGNWTCGTPTTLNDLINIIPVVTTYPIIGAEPDNAGLAKNLEIQSGASLNIISNSLQVTTNLMLNGKIDLEGGSQLLQNTGSIFDAASTGSIEIDQQGTGNNFRYNYWSSPVHSIGANYTIGDVLNDGTDPNAIKTIDFDAPYTYADGIPSSPIKLSTYWMYKLEDSNLGYSAWTRVGNSGDLKVGQGYSMKGSNTDATEQNYTFLGQPNNGIIELTIGANNEYLIGNPYPSAIDANKFIDDNGLALGTGSITGTIYLGEHYGGDTHYLADYQGGYATYSKGGAISASSNPPVPGMSTIGTSVKGVPKQYIPAGQGFFVVGDADGGQIQFNNSQRVFIKESSGNSIFMKSNNSKSETATMQGDDFRPKFRIGFDSPELNHHQILLTLDKNTSDAVDWGYDAEIYEVSDNDIYWDLDNKKYAIQVTNEFGFDKEIPIGIQTKTGGLISINVDELENVEKNTSLYIKDILTGETHDITNKTFEINLEAGEYKNRFLLVFQSLLKTTEAVALFEGVDVYMNNSISKLELNRIADIEILNVSLFNFLGQQVKAWSIKKNEPFISLPLQTASGVYIVIVETLTGKVKKKIIIY